One window from the genome of Oryza glaberrima chromosome 3, OglaRS2, whole genome shotgun sequence encodes:
- the LOC127768077 gene encoding transcription repressor OFP1-like produces MPASSSSSRWSWLHKLKLRRRRKKKSKRASPASTARPSDASAVPPAAPRQPPAAAAPAGGLSPCCCYCPNRESYYLNSADRARQEDRQDMLLPCDDEVEEEEALDVGVDVVHRRADGLDAPPATPELKLRPIVTSRRHAAAGKNEASDSSSTSAATTPSTRARGFHVGPTAASRRLRRVGSSGGGHDSNNAGTPVSAPAPASSSSSVSAGRPSRRPRRRRMWLRESEAVVLESTEPELELVDSMIEMLCTNGVRRLEDLQDLLACYLSLNAAEHHRTIVALFRRVVLVWIHLGSQRLLPGQ; encoded by the coding sequence AtgccagcctcctcctcctcctcccgctggtCATGGTTGCACAAGCTGAagctgcggaggaggaggaagaagaagagcaagcGGGCGAGCCCCGCGTCAACGGCCCGACCCTCCGACGCGTCCGCCGTCCCCCCGGCGGCGCCACGccagccaccggcggcggcggcgccggccggcggcctGAGCCcgtgctgctgctactgcccCAACAGGGAGTCGTACTACCTCAACAGCGCCGACCGCGCGCGCCAGGAGGACAGGCAGGACATGTTGCTCCCGTgcgacgacgaggtggaggaggaggaggctctcgacgtcggcgtcgacgtGGTCCACCGCCGGGCCGACGGCCTCGACGCGCCGCCAGCGACGCCGGAGCTCAAGCTGAGGCCCATCGTCACGAGCcggcggcacgccgccgccggcaagaacGAGGCGTCGGACAGCTCAAGCACCTCGGCGGCCACGACGCCGTCTACCAGGGCGCGGGGGTTCCACGTGGGACCGACCGCCGCCAGCAGGAGGCTGCGACGcgtcggcagcagcggcggcggccacgacaGCAACAATGCCGGCACACCggtgtcggcgccggcgccggcgtcgtcgtcgtcgtcggtgagcgCGGGGAGGCcgagccggcggccgcggcggcggcggatgtggCTGCGGGAGAGCGAGGCGGTGGTGTTGGAGTCGACGGAGCCGGAGCTGGAGCTGGTGGACAGCATGATCGAGATGCTGTGCACCAATGGCGTCCGTCGGCTGGAGGACCTGCAGGACCTCCTCGCCTGCTACCTCTCGCTCAACGCCGCCGAGCACCACCGCACCATCGTCGCGCTCTTCCGCCGCGTCGTCCTCGTCTGGATCCACCTCGGCAGCCAGAGGCTTCTTCCCGGCCAGTGA
- the LOC127767678 gene encoding uncharacterized protein LOC127767678: MASRRAAAAALLLVAAVVAAAAVGAGAEGEETTGDAGELDCFCDCMKNQCMTLGAAPNKFDCADACTQGCTQIGKPGQPSDKDFCGF, translated from the coding sequence ATGGCGTCGAGgagagccgcggcggcggcgctgctgctggtcgcggcggtggtggcggcagcggcggtgggcgctggcgcggagggggaggagacgaccggcgacgccggcgagctggaCTGCTTCTGCGACTGCATGAAGAACCAGTGCATGACGCTGGGCGCGGCGCCCAACAAGTTCGACTGCGCCGACGCCTGCACCCAGGGCTGCACGCAGATCGGCAAGCCGGGCCAGCCCAGCGACAAGGACTTCTGCGGCTTCTGA